From a single Stackebrandtia endophytica genomic region:
- a CDS encoding VOC family protein, which produces MSSGDVGALLYSVRRRLVVNESTVVRVPTNEGAAMSGITDRVLISLPIEDRRRSMGFYRDVFGFELIGEPAEDGVPEPLQFRLNDKTSLMLIPAGGFGWVQPGREVATTGVAECLLGLAVADEQQLIELVDRVRAAGGEIVAEPGEQPWGYSAVVTDLDGHAWQFGIAA; this is translated from the coding sequence TTGTCGAGCGGCGATGTCGGTGCCCTCCTCTACAGTGTGCGACGTCGTCTCGTGGTGAACGAGTCGACCGTCGTTCGCGTTCCGACCAACGAGGGGGCCGCCATGTCGGGAATCACCGATCGAGTTCTGATCAGTTTGCCGATCGAAGACCGTCGGCGATCAATGGGGTTCTATCGCGATGTGTTCGGATTCGAACTGATCGGTGAACCGGCGGAGGACGGGGTGCCGGAGCCACTGCAGTTTCGACTCAACGACAAGACCTCCCTGATGCTGATCCCCGCCGGAGGATTCGGCTGGGTGCAGCCGGGCCGGGAGGTGGCCACGACCGGTGTCGCCGAGTGCCTGCTGGGACTGGCCGTCGCCGATGAACAACAGTTGATCGAATTGGTCGACCGGGTGCGTGCCGCCGGCGGTGAAATAGTGGCGGAACCGGGTGAGCAGCCATGGGGATACTCCGCCGTCGTCACCGATCTGGACGGCCATGCCTGGCAGTTCGGTATTGCTGCGTAA
- the cysC gene encoding adenylyl-sulfate kinase: protein MVSDWVLPDEVLADAPAYTPRPHELADLELLLSGAYVPLSRFMNRTEVAAVAATGTLPDGTAWPSPITLEVPEAVAAKLDTGSPRGRVLVLTDPEGAPVAAVEAVELSPVAGGGVRVAGEVRRIGEVLHGPFRRLRATPAQTRQTLTTSRVLGVVADRPLHRPQLAEIHRAAHTLNAHVLILVPVAGLGPDGLPPAALVRSILAARDRLPQATIVAVPLSYRGDEVRDGLLTARVAAAYGATHLLSMGRGFAGGSGVRIMLPRQLCYDVRDGQWRAADEVEPPFRRQPMTSAEIYDMLDRGFGLPDWHTPPAVAAELRKARPPRRKRGVVVFLTGLSGSGKSTIARGLYDSLLESGERTVSLFDGDVVRRLLSAKLGFSPEDRALNIRRIGFVAAEVAHHHGVAICCPIAPYADGRAEARRMAAEAGGDFILVHVATPLEVCEERDRKGLYAKARAGQIEAFTGISAPYEAPADAELILDTAQMSVDDAVAEVLDYLTEGGWLETTGLGLTGAR, encoded by the coding sequence GTGGTGTCCGACTGGGTACTGCCGGATGAGGTGCTGGCCGACGCACCTGCTTACACACCCCGGCCGCATGAATTGGCAGATCTCGAACTGCTGCTGTCGGGGGCGTACGTTCCGTTGAGCCGGTTCATGAACCGGACGGAGGTCGCCGCCGTCGCGGCGACCGGAACACTGCCCGACGGCACCGCTTGGCCCAGCCCGATCACCCTTGAGGTGCCCGAGGCGGTCGCGGCCAAACTGGACACCGGGTCTCCGCGCGGTCGAGTCCTGGTGCTCACCGACCCCGAGGGCGCGCCGGTGGCCGCCGTCGAAGCCGTGGAACTGTCACCGGTAGCCGGTGGTGGTGTCCGGGTCGCCGGCGAGGTACGCCGCATCGGAGAGGTCCTCCACGGACCGTTTCGTCGATTGCGGGCCACACCGGCGCAGACTCGCCAGACACTGACCACGTCACGGGTGCTCGGTGTGGTGGCCGACCGCCCGCTGCATCGGCCGCAGTTGGCCGAGATCCACCGTGCCGCCCATACTCTGAACGCACACGTGCTGATCCTGGTGCCGGTCGCTGGGCTGGGACCCGATGGGCTGCCACCCGCAGCGTTGGTGCGGTCGATTCTGGCCGCCAGAGACCGCCTTCCACAGGCGACCATCGTCGCCGTCCCGCTCTCATACCGGGGTGACGAGGTGCGCGACGGATTGCTCACCGCGCGAGTGGCCGCCGCCTACGGGGCCACTCACCTGCTGTCGATGGGACGCGGGTTCGCCGGTGGCTCCGGAGTTCGGATCATGTTGCCCCGCCAGTTGTGTTACGACGTCCGTGATGGACAGTGGCGCGCCGCCGACGAGGTCGAACCGCCGTTCCGTCGCCAGCCCATGACGTCGGCCGAGATCTACGACATGCTCGACCGTGGATTCGGGTTGCCCGACTGGCACACTCCGCCTGCGGTGGCCGCCGAACTGCGCAAGGCACGACCGCCTCGCCGAAAGCGCGGCGTCGTCGTCTTCCTCACCGGGCTGTCCGGTTCCGGCAAGTCGACGATCGCGCGGGGACTCTACGACTCGCTATTGGAGTCGGGGGAGCGCACCGTCAGTCTGTTCGACGGCGACGTGGTGCGGCGACTGCTGTCGGCCAAGCTCGGATTCTCGCCGGAGGATCGGGCGCTCAACATCCGTCGCATCGGATTCGTCGCCGCCGAGGTGGCCCACCACCACGGTGTCGCGATCTGCTGCCCCATCGCGCCCTACGCCGATGGACGCGCCGAGGCGAGACGGATGGCGGCCGAGGCCGGCGGCGACTTCATTCTGGTGCACGTGGCGACGCCGTTGGAGGTCTGCGAGGAACGGGACCGCAAAGGCCTGTACGCCAAGGCGAGAGCCGGTCAGATCGAGGCCTTCACCGGAATCTCGGCCCCCTATGAGGCACCTGCCGACGCGGAGCTGATCCTCGACACCGCACAGATGTCGGTGGACGACGCGGTCGCCGAGGTACTGGACTATCTCACCGAGGGCGGCTGGTTGGAAACCACCGGATTGGGGCTGACCGGGGCACGCTGA
- the ppc gene encoding phosphoenolpyruvate carboxylase, translated as MDAQPTQPDQHSNETVDAALRADIRRIGTLLGDGLVRQEGPRLLQLVEEVRQAVRDDNDTAAARLAGLDVGVGMNLARAFSLYFHLANITEQVHRARDLRRRRATQGGWLDEAAEEIKAEGITGEAVARAAKRLAIRPVFTAHPTEAARRSILTKLRQIADILDQEAAERALAGDVDTAVTDQRLSELIDLLWQTDEVRVVRPDPADEARNAVYYLTDLYADAAPRVLADLSRTLTELGAEPELGDAPLRFGTWIGGDRDGNPFVTPEVTQTVLTLQHEHGIRAAEQALDALISELSISQRLRPAGDAFMSGLAADLAALPELPQRFRRVNAEEPYRLKARCMKAKLAATRARHAVGAPHQPGRDYADGTELLADLTAIHDALDDSTGRLSARGKVADAMRTVAAFGLHLATMDVREHAAAHHAALAQLFNRLETGQPDYDSLSRDERLALLSAELESRRPLAPRDVVLSDAAAKTMGVFDAIATAQRRFGGAVVESYIISMTQGPDDVLAAVLLAREAGLIDTSVNRADIGFVPLLEGVPELEAGRHTLDTLLSIPAYRRIVAARGDVQEVMLGYSDSNKESGIAASQWSIQSAQRELRDIAARHGVRLRLFHGRGGTVGRGGGPTHEAILAQPSGTLDGSIKVTEQGEVLSDKYTLPALARENLELTVAAVLKATLLHAKPRHSAPVLDAWYETMRQVSDSGRIAYRDLVSDPGLPKYFWAVSPTELLGALNIGSRPAKRPNADAGLDGLRAIPWVFGWTQSRQIVPGWFGVGSGLAAAQQNFGTDVLAEMYEKWHFFRTFVSNVEMTLAKTDMDIAARYVHTLVPRELHPIFETIRTEYQSTVSQVTALTGENELLAGNPQLARTLRVRDRYLAPLHHLQIALLKRHRESDVDDPELTRALLTTVNGIAAGMRNTG; from the coding sequence ATGGACGCACAGCCCACACAGCCCGACCAGCACTCGAACGAGACCGTGGACGCCGCGTTGCGTGCCGATATCCGTCGGATAGGCACGTTGCTCGGGGATGGATTGGTCCGCCAGGAGGGACCTCGCCTACTGCAATTGGTGGAGGAGGTACGTCAAGCCGTCCGCGACGACAACGACACCGCCGCGGCGCGTCTGGCCGGGCTGGACGTCGGGGTCGGCATGAATCTGGCCCGCGCCTTCTCCCTCTACTTTCACCTGGCCAACATCACCGAGCAGGTGCACCGCGCCCGGGATCTGCGGCGGCGCCGCGCCACGCAGGGGGGATGGCTGGACGAGGCCGCCGAGGAGATCAAGGCCGAGGGCATCACCGGCGAGGCGGTGGCCCGCGCGGCGAAGCGCCTGGCGATCCGACCGGTCTTCACCGCGCACCCCACCGAGGCGGCCCGGCGGTCGATCCTGACGAAGTTGCGTCAGATAGCCGACATTCTGGATCAGGAGGCCGCCGAGAGGGCGCTGGCGGGCGACGTCGACACCGCCGTCACCGACCAACGGTTGTCGGAGTTGATCGACCTGCTGTGGCAGACCGACGAGGTTCGGGTGGTCCGCCCCGATCCGGCCGACGAGGCCCGCAACGCCGTCTACTACTTGACCGACCTGTACGCCGACGCCGCACCGAGGGTGTTGGCCGATCTGTCGCGCACCCTGACCGAGTTGGGCGCCGAACCCGAGCTCGGCGACGCACCGCTGCGGTTCGGGACCTGGATCGGCGGTGACCGGGACGGAAACCCGTTCGTCACCCCGGAGGTCACTCAGACGGTGTTGACGTTGCAGCACGAGCACGGGATCCGCGCCGCCGAACAGGCGCTGGACGCGTTGATCTCGGAGCTGTCGATCTCGCAGCGGCTGCGCCCGGCCGGCGACGCGTTCATGTCGGGCCTGGCCGCAGACCTCGCGGCGCTTCCGGAGTTGCCGCAGCGGTTCCGTCGAGTCAACGCCGAGGAGCCGTACCGTCTCAAGGCCAGGTGTATGAAGGCGAAGCTGGCGGCCACCCGCGCCCGTCACGCCGTCGGCGCGCCGCATCAACCCGGCCGCGATTACGCCGACGGTACCGAGCTGTTGGCCGATCTGACCGCGATCCACGACGCGCTCGACGACTCGACGGGTCGGTTGTCGGCGCGGGGAAAGGTCGCCGACGCGATGCGCACCGTCGCCGCGTTCGGTCTTCATCTGGCCACCATGGACGTTCGGGAGCACGCGGCGGCCCATCACGCGGCGCTGGCGCAGCTGTTCAACCGGCTGGAAACCGGTCAGCCCGACTACGACAGCCTGTCTCGCGACGAACGGCTGGCCCTGCTGTCGGCCGAGTTGGAGTCGCGGCGGCCGCTGGCACCACGGGACGTGGTCCTGTCGGATGCGGCGGCCAAGACGATGGGCGTCTTCGACGCCATCGCCACGGCGCAGCGCCGCTTCGGGGGTGCGGTCGTCGAGTCGTACATCATCTCGATGACGCAGGGGCCCGACGACGTGTTGGCGGCGGTGTTGCTGGCCCGGGAGGCGGGGCTGATCGACACCTCGGTCAACCGCGCCGACATCGGTTTCGTTCCGCTGCTGGAGGGCGTGCCGGAGCTGGAGGCCGGTCGGCACACATTGGACACGCTGCTCAGCATCCCCGCCTACCGCCGCATCGTCGCCGCGCGCGGGGACGTGCAGGAGGTCATGCTGGGATACTCCGATTCCAATAAGGAATCGGGGATCGCCGCCAGTCAGTGGTCGATCCAGTCGGCACAACGGGAGCTTCGCGACATCGCGGCGCGACACGGGGTCCGGTTGCGGCTGTTCCACGGTCGCGGCGGCACGGTGGGGCGAGGCGGCGGCCCGACCCATGAGGCGATTCTGGCCCAACCCTCCGGCACATTGGACGGTTCGATCAAGGTCACCGAGCAGGGCGAGGTGTTGTCCGACAAGTACACCCTGCCCGCGCTGGCCCGGGAGAACCTCGAACTGACGGTCGCGGCGGTGTTGAAGGCGACCCTGCTGCACGCCAAACCCCGCCACTCCGCCCCGGTTCTGGACGCCTGGTACGAGACGATGCGTCAGGTCAGTGACTCCGGCCGGATCGCGTATCGAGATCTGGTGAGCGATCCCGGTCTGCCCAAGTACTTCTGGGCGGTGTCACCGACGGAACTGTTGGGGGCGTTGAACATCGGCTCCCGTCCGGCGAAGCGACCCAATGCCGACGCGGGCCTGGACGGCCTTCGTGCCATCCCCTGGGTGTTCGGATGGACGCAGTCACGACAGATCGTGCCCGGCTGGTTCGGAGTGGGCTCGGGACTGGCGGCGGCCCAACAGAACTTCGGCACCGACGTCCTGGCCGAAATGTATGAGAAGTGGCATTTCTTCCGCACTTTCGTGTCCAATGTCGAAATGACCCTGGCGAAGACCGATATGGACATAGCTGCAAGGTATGTGCACACACTGGTTCCGCGCGAACTGCACCCGATCTTTGAGACGATCCGCACCGAATACCAGTCGACCGTGTCCCAGGTGACGGCGTTGACCGGTGAGAACGAGCTGCTGGCGGGCAATCCGCAGTTGGCCAGAACGCTCCGGGTCCGTGATCGTTATCTTGCTCCGCTGCATCATCTTCAGATAGCACTGTTGAAACGCCACCGTGAATCCGATGTAGATGATCCGGAGTTGACTCGGGCATTGTTGACCACGGTCAACGGAATCGCGGCGGGAATGCGCAATACCGGATGA
- a CDS encoding metal-dependent hydrolase: MMGPTHAVSGAAAWLVACAVADQAFGYQQSAAAIAVGTIACTGASLLPDLDCSGRVLQNKGGSTVARTFGVASLFVAECVEKAALGIYKITRTKKDKKKRHGHRTFTHTWLFAILIGIGTAALVSNYGKAAVIPIMFVLTGLALRGVMNDWAKKQGWWVITLLSLAVAFGLYQLLPGHHSYAILGAAVAIGCIVHTFGDMITKMGCPIVFPIPIKKRLWYEVGLPKKWAIRAGSKVEQKVLMPVFTTAAVGAMLFLLPEMRILFTALLGGD, from the coding sequence GTGATGGGTCCCACCCATGCGGTGTCCGGTGCCGCGGCATGGCTGGTCGCCTGCGCCGTGGCCGATCAGGCCTTCGGCTACCAGCAGTCAGCCGCCGCGATCGCGGTCGGCACCATCGCGTGCACCGGCGCGTCCCTACTGCCCGATTTGGACTGCTCAGGTCGTGTGCTCCAGAACAAAGGCGGCTCAACGGTTGCGCGCACGTTCGGTGTCGCGTCGCTGTTCGTCGCGGAGTGCGTCGAGAAGGCGGCCCTCGGAATCTACAAGATAACAAGGACCAAAAAGGACAAGAAGAAGAGACACGGACACCGGACCTTCACACATACCTGGCTGTTCGCCATCCTCATTGGAATCGGCACTGCCGCACTGGTCAGCAATTACGGCAAGGCCGCCGTCATTCCCATCATGTTCGTCCTGACCGGACTGGCGCTTCGCGGAGTCATGAACGACTGGGCGAAAAAGCAGGGGTGGTGGGTCATCACACTCCTGTCGCTGGCCGTCGCGTTCGGGTTGTATCAACTACTCCCCGGACATCACTCCTATGCCATTCTCGGCGCGGCGGTCGCCATCGGTTGCATCGTGCACACTTTCGGCGACATGATCACCAAGATGGGCTGCCCCATCGTGTTCCCGATTCCGATCAAGAAGCGGCTCTGGTACGAGGTCGGCCTGCCGAAGAAGTGGGCGATCCGTGCCGGCTCCAAGGTCGAACAGAAGGTCCTGATGCCGGTCTTCACCACCGCCGCGGTCGGCGCGATGCTGTTCCTCCTCCCCGAGATGCGCATCCTCTTCACCGCGCTATTGGGCGGCGACTGA
- the mfd gene encoding transcription-repair coupling factor, protein MKTSKNLVGLLTAAWDEPGLERARRLATDRQAEADLVDITAPAALRPFVVATLAADAGAGRTVLAVTATSREGEELAQGLAGLLPESDVAFYPAWETLPHERLSPRSDTVGKRLAVLHRLANPGDRPLRVIVAPVRSMLQPQLHGLGDLEPVCLRVGGEADLSEITHTLSDLAYTRVDLVEKRGEFAVRGGILDVFPPTEEHPLRVEFFGDEIDSVRAFSVADQRSLADASEVFAPPCRELLLTPQVRQRAAELAGQHPGLAEMCEQLAEGIPVEGMESLIPALLGGDQLELLVETMPTGTVVVNCDPERIRSRAHDLVATSEEFLQASWAAAATGGNAPIDLGAAAFRSLAEVHETATAHDCPWWSISPFGVAPVDSTADELAAITGEGGSSRDIGAEETSIAIRAGQAELYHGNTPKLTEDVRGWVSRDWRVCLLFAGHGLAQRAVEQLHDAGIGATLTEEITALHPGQVTVSVAGLTKGFVDDQGRLAILTGDDISGGKGATTRDMRRMPSRRRGGVNPLELTAGDFVVHEQHGVGKYVELVRRTVNGAEREYLVIEYAASKRGQPGDRLFVPTDALDQLTRYVGGEMPTVHKLGGSDWQKAKSRARKAVREIAAELIKLYAARQATQGHAFGPDTPWQRELEDAFPYHETPDQASAIDEVKRDMRDTIPMDRLICGDVGYGKTEIAVRAAFKAVTDGKQVAVLVPTTLLASQHYNTFTDRMSQFPVKIAQLSRFQTPKEAEAIQSQLATGDVDIVVGTHRLLQAETRFKDLGLVIVDEEQRFGVEHKEHLKSLRAHVDVLSMSATPIPRTLEMAVTGIREMSTIATPPEERHPVLTFVGAYDDKQVGAAIRRELLRDGQVFYLHNRVESIEKAARRLREIVPEARVVTAHGKMGETRLEQIMQGFWEREFDVLVSTTIIESGIDIPNANTLVVERADLLGLSQLHQIRGRVGRGRERAYAYFMYPPEKPLTEQAHERLATIAQHTELGAGMYVAMKDLEIRGAGNLLGGEQSGHIAGVGFDLYVRMVGDAVRTFKGAKEEILTEVKIDLPVDAHIPYDYIEVERLRLEMYRKIAEVHTDEELDEVRAEMIDRYGEPPEPVDNLIHVARFRLLARVAKLSEVSLQGRHIRFSPIELADSKQLRLKRYHPDAVYKKAAELISVPRPMTARVGGKPMDGLALLQWCGDLIRQVTGDPVPASS, encoded by the coding sequence ATGAAGACGTCCAAGAACCTCGTCGGCCTGTTGACCGCGGCGTGGGACGAGCCCGGGCTGGAACGCGCCCGTCGGCTGGCCACCGACCGTCAAGCCGAGGCCGACCTGGTCGACATCACCGCGCCCGCCGCGCTGCGCCCCTTCGTGGTGGCGACCCTGGCCGCCGACGCCGGTGCGGGACGGACCGTCCTGGCCGTCACCGCGACCAGCCGTGAAGGCGAGGAACTCGCCCAGGGGCTGGCCGGCCTCCTACCCGAGTCCGACGTCGCCTTCTACCCGGCGTGGGAAACGCTGCCGCACGAGCGGCTCTCCCCCCGCAGCGACACCGTCGGAAAACGGCTGGCGGTATTGCATCGCCTCGCCAACCCCGGCGACCGGCCGCTGCGCGTGATCGTCGCACCGGTGCGCAGCATGTTGCAGCCCCAGCTACACGGTCTCGGCGACCTGGAACCGGTGTGCCTGCGCGTCGGGGGCGAGGCCGATCTCTCCGAGATCACCCACACCCTGAGCGACCTGGCCTACACCCGTGTCGACCTGGTCGAGAAACGCGGCGAGTTCGCGGTACGCGGCGGCATCCTCGACGTGTTCCCGCCGACCGAGGAACATCCACTGCGTGTGGAGTTCTTCGGAGACGAGATCGACTCGGTCCGGGCGTTCTCGGTGGCCGACCAGCGGTCGCTGGCCGACGCCTCCGAGGTGTTCGCCCCGCCGTGCCGCGAACTGCTGTTGACCCCGCAGGTCAGGCAACGGGCCGCCGAACTGGCGGGCCAACACCCCGGACTGGCGGAGATGTGCGAGCAGCTGGCCGAGGGCATCCCGGTGGAGGGCATGGAATCGCTGATTCCGGCGCTGTTGGGAGGCGACCAGCTGGAACTGTTGGTCGAGACGATGCCGACGGGAACCGTAGTCGTCAACTGCGACCCCGAGCGCATCCGCTCCCGCGCCCACGACCTGGTGGCCACCAGCGAGGAATTCCTCCAGGCCAGCTGGGCCGCGGCGGCCACCGGCGGCAACGCCCCCATCGACCTGGGCGCGGCGGCGTTTCGCAGCCTGGCCGAGGTTCACGAGACCGCGACCGCCCACGACTGTCCATGGTGGTCCATCAGCCCGTTCGGGGTCGCGCCGGTGGACTCCACCGCCGACGAACTCGCCGCGATCACCGGTGAAGGCGGCTCCAGCCGGGACATCGGCGCCGAGGAGACCTCGATAGCCATCCGCGCCGGACAGGCCGAGCTGTACCACGGCAACACGCCGAAACTCACCGAGGACGTGCGCGGCTGGGTGTCCCGGGATTGGCGGGTCTGCCTGCTGTTCGCCGGACACGGCCTCGCACAACGGGCCGTGGAGCAACTGCACGACGCCGGAATCGGTGCGACCCTCACCGAGGAGATCACGGCCCTGCATCCGGGCCAGGTCACCGTCTCGGTGGCCGGACTGACCAAGGGGTTCGTCGACGACCAGGGCAGACTGGCGATCCTCACCGGTGACGACATCTCCGGTGGCAAGGGCGCCACCACCCGGGACATGCGACGCATGCCGTCGCGTCGCCGCGGCGGTGTGAACCCGCTGGAACTGACCGCCGGCGACTTCGTCGTCCATGAGCAGCACGGCGTCGGAAAATACGTCGAACTGGTGCGGCGCACCGTCAACGGCGCCGAACGCGAGTACCTGGTCATCGAATACGCCGCCAGCAAACGCGGCCAGCCCGGTGACCGGCTGTTCGTACCCACCGACGCCCTCGACCAGCTGACCCGATACGTCGGCGGCGAGATGCCCACGGTCCACAAACTGGGCGGTTCCGACTGGCAGAAGGCCAAATCCCGTGCCCGCAAAGCGGTTCGCGAGATCGCCGCCGAACTCATCAAGCTCTACGCGGCCCGACAGGCCACCCAGGGACACGCCTTCGGACCGGACACCCCGTGGCAACGGGAACTGGAGGACGCGTTCCCCTACCACGAGACCCCCGACCAGGCCTCCGCCATCGATGAGGTCAAACGGGACATGCGCGACACCATCCCGATGGACCGGCTGATCTGCGGAGACGTCGGATACGGCAAGACCGAGATCGCGGTCCGCGCGGCCTTCAAGGCCGTCACCGACGGCAAACAGGTCGCGGTGTTGGTACCCACCACACTGTTGGCCAGTCAGCACTACAACACCTTCACCGACCGCATGTCGCAGTTCCCGGTGAAGATCGCACAACTGTCGCGGTTCCAGACCCCGAAGGAGGCCGAGGCCATCCAGTCGCAGCTGGCCACCGGCGACGTCGACATTGTGGTGGGCACCCACCGGCTGCTCCAGGCCGAGACCCGGTTCAAAGACCTCGGCCTGGTCATCGTGGACGAGGAACAGCGGTTCGGTGTCGAGCACAAGGAACACCTGAAGTCGCTGCGGGCCCACGTCGACGTGTTGTCGATGTCGGCGACCCCCATCCCGCGAACCCTGGAGATGGCCGTCACCGGCATTCGGGAGATGTCGACCATCGCGACACCACCGGAGGAACGTCACCCGGTACTGACCTTCGTCGGCGCCTACGACGACAAGCAGGTCGGCGCCGCGATCCGACGCGAGCTGCTGCGTGACGGACAGGTCTTCTACCTCCACAACCGGGTCGAGTCCATCGAGAAGGCCGCCCGGCGACTGCGTGAGATCGTGCCCGAGGCTCGCGTCGTGACCGCGCACGGGAAGATGGGCGAGACGCGGCTCGAACAGATCATGCAGGGCTTCTGGGAACGCGAGTTCGACGTCCTGGTCTCCACCACCATCATCGAGTCCGGCATCGACATCCCCAATGCCAACACCCTCGTAGTGGAACGCGCCGACCTCCTCGGACTGTCACAGCTGCACCAGATCCGCGGTCGAGTGGGCCGCGGCCGCGAACGGGCCTACGCCTACTTCATGTACCCACCGGAGAAGCCACTCACCGAACAGGCCCACGAACGCCTTGCCACCATCGCCCAGCACACCGAACTGGGTGCCGGCATGTACGTGGCGATGAAGGACTTGGAGATCCGCGGCGCCGGCAACCTGTTGGGCGGCGAACAGTCCGGGCACATCGCCGGGGTCGGCTTCGACCTGTACGTGCGCATGGTCGGCGACGCCGTCCGCACCTTCAAGGGCGCCAAGGAGGAGATCCTCACCGAGGTCAAGATCGACCTCCCGGTGGACGCTCACATTCCCTACGACTACATCGAGGTGGAACGGCTGCGGTTGGAGATGTACCGCAAGATCGCCGAGGTCCACACCGACGAGGAACTCGACGAGGTGCGAGCCGAGATGATCGACCGGTACGGCGAACCGCCGGAGCCGGTCGACAACCTGATCCACGTCGCGCGGTTCAGGCTGCTGGCCCGGGTGGCGAAACTGTCGGAGGTGTCACTCCAGGGTCGACACATTCGGTTCTCCCCCATTGAACTGGCCGATTCGAAGCAGCTGCGGCTGAAGCGTTACCACCCCGACGCGGTGTACAAGAAGGCCGCCGAACTGATCTCGGTTCCCCGCCCGATGACGGCGCGGGTCGGCGGCAAGCCGATGGACGGGCTGGCACTGTTGCAGTGGTGCGGTGACCTGATTCGACAGGTGACCGGCGATCCGGTGCCGGCGTCGTCGTGA
- a CDS encoding MazG family protein, whose amino-acid sequence MARIHWLITSPRLPAGLLSGAAWKVLHGGAAVYAATQTPLVQALRDADVEVAVVPVAEAIELLTTDGGVWLAGPDGDQALVRKLSGDLADGRGGLEIELLYGSWDPPGARLLDVVEVIDRLRSPGGCPWDAAQTHESLVPFLLEEAYETVDAIHSGNPGDLREELGDLLIQPLLHARFAAEDEQNGFDVDDVAGDVVAKMIRRHPHVFGEKSVESMDELGEVWEDAKRAEKPERKYVTDGVPTAQPALSLAAKYLSRVKRAGLDAPVGTVTETDELTSRHVGQELLRLVAHAHGAGIDPELALRRAALDYAENVRRIQDAQATD is encoded by the coding sequence ATGGCTCGTATCCACTGGTTGATCACCTCGCCCCGACTGCCCGCCGGACTGCTCAGCGGCGCTGCCTGGAAGGTGCTGCACGGCGGCGCCGCGGTGTATGCGGCGACGCAGACCCCACTGGTGCAGGCGCTGCGTGACGCCGATGTGGAGGTCGCCGTGGTCCCGGTGGCCGAGGCGATCGAACTCCTCACCACTGACGGCGGTGTATGGCTGGCCGGTCCCGACGGCGACCAGGCGTTGGTGCGCAAGCTCAGTGGTGACCTCGCCGATGGCAGGGGCGGGCTGGAGATCGAGCTACTGTACGGCTCCTGGGATCCGCCCGGCGCACGACTTCTCGACGTGGTCGAGGTGATCGACCGGTTGCGGTCCCCGGGCGGCTGCCCGTGGGACGCCGCGCAAACCCATGAGAGCCTGGTCCCCTTCCTGCTGGAAGAAGCCTACGAAACCGTTGACGCCATCCATTCCGGCAATCCCGGCGACCTGCGGGAGGAACTGGGTGACCTGCTGATCCAACCGTTGCTGCACGCACGGTTCGCGGCCGAGGATGAGCAGAACGGCTTCGATGTGGACGATGTCGCCGGCGACGTGGTCGCCAAGATGATTCGACGCCACCCGCACGTTTTCGGGGAGAAGAGCGTCGAAAGCATGGACGAGCTCGGCGAGGTGTGGGAGGACGCCAAGCGCGCCGAGAAACCGGAACGCAAGTACGTCACCGACGGCGTCCCGACCGCGCAACCGGCACTGTCACTGGCGGCGAAGTACCTGTCGCGGGTCAAACGCGCCGGCCTCGATGCTCCGGTGGGGACGGTCACCGAAACCGACGAGCTCACGTCTCGGCACGTCGGTCAGGAGCTGCTTCGGTTGGTGGCGCACGCCCATGGCGCCGGCATCGATCCGGAACTGGCGTTGCGACGAGCCGCCCTCGACTACGCCGAGAACGTGCGACGCATACAGGACGCTCAGGCCACGGATTAA
- a CDS encoding chloramphenicol phosphotransferase CPT family protein yields MRMSLDGVPTGRVILLNGTSSSGKSSIAAQLLAVLDRPAFHMPVDGINAMRADNWAARLGRDGFAEVLERTVLGFHRAVAGMAWAGNDVVMDHVVREPEWLADCLRVFDGLEVLFVGVHCPLEELRRREKARGDREIGRAEFHLSRVHAHGEYDVECDSSLLTPLQCAQRVVEHIGTPPQAFPRLRARQKV; encoded by the coding sequence ATGCGAATGAGCCTCGACGGTGTACCGACCGGCAGAGTGATCCTGCTGAACGGCACCAGCAGTTCGGGAAAGTCGAGCATCGCCGCGCAACTGCTCGCCGTTCTGGACCGACCCGCGTTTCACATGCCCGTCGACGGGATCAACGCGATGCGCGCCGACAACTGGGCGGCACGGCTGGGACGTGACGGGTTCGCCGAAGTGTTGGAGCGCACCGTGCTGGGCTTTCATCGCGCGGTCGCCGGGATGGCCTGGGCCGGAAACGACGTGGTGATGGATCACGTCGTGCGTGAGCCGGAGTGGTTGGCCGATTGTCTCCGGGTCTTCGACGGCCTGGAGGTGCTGTTTGTCGGTGTCCACTGTCCGCTTGAGGAGCTACGACGCCGGGAGAAGGCCCGAGGCGACCGAGAGATCGGACGGGCCGAGTTCCACCTCTCCCGGGTCCACGCCCACGGCGAGTACGATGTGGAGTGTGACAGCAGTCTGCTGACCCCACTCCAATGTGCGCAACGAGTGGTGGAGCACATCGGTACTCCCCCGCAGGCGTTCCCCCGCCTCCGTGCCCGCCAGAAGGTTTGA